From the genome of Bradyrhizobium elkanii USDA 76, one region includes:
- a CDS encoding CaiB/BaiF CoA transferase family protein, whose translation MMTRPELPGRTPRGEGVPTALDGLLVVDFTRVVAGPACTQTLADFGAEVIKIENPDGGDDTRAYEHAEIGGESAAYLSLNRNKRGIALDFNNPAALEVARALIAKADVVVENFSGGVMKKFGLDYASVAPTNPRLIYCSISAYGRKGDFALRPGFDPITQAESGFMSLNGFPDGEPVRTGPPIVDMATGMSACNAILLALIARDRLGRGQQVEVALIDTAVSMTGFYGMAYLINGNNPGRFGNSPNGSPTVGVYRASDGPLYMACANDRLYRRLVTDVLERPDLVTDPEFAHRKARTANKEKLRGIIASVFAGDTLENWMAKMKKANIPVGYLRTVEEGFNAPEVRDRHRLSRIAHPTAGSVPNIESPVNMSLTPTVDPVAAPLLGQHTKDVLSKTLGYDDRRIAALAEAGAFGKAGNTG comes from the coding sequence ATCATGACCAGACCAGAATTGCCGGGGCGCACGCCGCGCGGGGAGGGGGTTCCGACGGCGCTCGACGGCCTGCTGGTCGTCGACTTCACCCGCGTCGTGGCCGGCCCGGCCTGTACGCAAACGCTGGCCGACTTCGGGGCCGAAGTCATCAAGATCGAGAATCCGGACGGCGGTGATGACACGCGCGCCTATGAGCACGCTGAAATCGGCGGAGAGAGCGCGGCGTATCTGAGCCTCAATCGCAACAAGCGCGGCATCGCGCTCGATTTCAACAATCCGGCCGCGCTCGAGGTTGCTCGCGCGTTGATTGCCAAGGCCGACGTCGTGGTGGAGAATTTCTCCGGCGGCGTGATGAAGAAATTCGGTCTCGATTATGCGTCGGTGGCGCCGACCAATCCGCGGCTGATTTACTGCTCGATCTCCGCCTACGGCCGCAAAGGCGATTTCGCGCTGCGCCCGGGCTTCGACCCGATCACGCAGGCCGAAAGCGGCTTCATGTCGCTCAACGGTTTCCCGGATGGCGAGCCGGTGCGCACCGGGCCGCCGATCGTCGACATGGCAACTGGCATGTCGGCCTGCAACGCCATCCTGCTGGCGCTGATCGCTCGCGATCGGCTCGGTCGCGGTCAGCAGGTCGAGGTCGCATTGATCGACACCGCGGTGTCAATGACCGGCTTCTATGGCATGGCCTATCTCATCAATGGCAACAATCCCGGCCGTTTCGGCAACTCTCCGAACGGTTCGCCGACCGTCGGCGTCTACCGGGCGTCCGATGGTCCGCTCTACATGGCCTGCGCCAATGACCGGCTCTATCGCCGGCTGGTCACCGACGTGCTGGAACGCCCGGATCTCGTCACCGATCCCGAGTTTGCTCACCGCAAGGCGCGGACCGCCAACAAGGAGAAGCTGCGCGGGATCATTGCCAGCGTGTTTGCAGGCGACACGCTCGAGAACTGGATGGCGAAGATGAAGAAGGCCAACATTCCGGTTGGCTATCTGCGGACGGTCGAGGAGGGGTTCAATGCGCCCGAGGTGCGCGACCGGCATCGCCTGAGCAGGATTGCGCATCCAACCGCCGGCTCGGTTCCGAACATCGAGTCGCCGGTCAATATGAGCCTGACGCCGACCGTTGATCCTGTTGCGGCTCCGCTGCTCGGTCAACATACAAAGGACGTGTTGAGCAAGACGCTTGGTTACGACGACCGGCGCATTGCCGCGCTGGCCGAGGCCGGCGCGTTTGGCAAGGCAGGCAACACCGGCTAG
- a CDS encoding cupin domain-containing protein, producing the protein MTQIIAGTKTEFAIDPEILNLLPPQGSVELQHDAAGKVHQFHTHPVDEILMIISGRLHFIWDGGERVVGAGDTILLPAGTLHQSEALEGGAIYVIATQTPAKPMNN; encoded by the coding sequence ATGACCCAGATCATCGCAGGCACGAAGACTGAATTTGCGATCGACCCGGAGATCCTGAACCTGCTTCCGCCCCAGGGGTCGGTCGAGTTGCAACATGATGCGGCCGGCAAGGTGCATCAATTCCATACCCATCCGGTCGACGAGATCCTGATGATCATCAGCGGCCGGCTGCACTTCATCTGGGATGGCGGCGAGCGGGTGGTTGGCGCCGGCGACACCATCTTGCTGCCAGCCGGCACGCTGCATCAATCCGAAGCGCTCGAGGGCGGCGCAATCTACGTGATCGCGACGCAAACGCCCGCCAAGCCAATGAACAACTGA
- a CDS encoding YqcI/YcgG family protein, with protein sequence MFSEFEAQMSSEARPFPCVFGVTGHRQDQLRYLFLDPYDVAVLGEQLGQYVSQARSFGPNTSLIVFTRPRPVQTLDAYYRKMWLTLDQLARLDKNPWPSEIPEQIDHPMWEFSFAGEPIFVVCTTPAHVMRQSRRSSAFMLTFQPRWVFEKILGTEKAANAAFAEVRKRLIPYDSASPSPLLGRYGATDGREYLQYFLHDDNNASSGCPFAKLAQNKTPPIANKEQAA encoded by the coding sequence ATGTTCTCCGAGTTTGAAGCGCAGATGAGCAGCGAGGCAAGGCCGTTCCCTTGCGTGTTCGGCGTGACTGGACATCGCCAGGATCAGCTCCGCTACCTGTTTCTCGACCCATATGATGTGGCGGTGCTGGGCGAGCAACTCGGGCAATATGTCTCGCAGGCGCGCTCGTTCGGTCCCAACACCTCGTTGATCGTGTTCACGCGACCCCGCCCGGTACAGACGCTCGATGCCTATTATCGCAAGATGTGGCTGACGCTCGACCAGCTCGCACGGCTGGACAAGAACCCGTGGCCATCGGAGATTCCGGAACAGATCGACCACCCGATGTGGGAGTTCTCGTTTGCAGGCGAGCCGATCTTCGTGGTCTGCACGACGCCCGCGCATGTGATGCGGCAGAGCCGCCGGTCCAGCGCCTTCATGCTCACATTCCAGCCGCGCTGGGTGTTCGAGAAGATCCTCGGGACGGAGAAGGCCGCGAACGCCGCGTTCGCGGAGGTGCGCAAGCGCCTGATCCCGTACGACAGCGCGAGCCCCTCTCCGCTTCTGGGCCGCTACGGTGCGACCGACGGCCGCGAGTATCTGCAGTACTTCCTGCACGACGACAACAATGCGAGTTCGGGCTGCCCCTTCGCCAAGCTCGCGCAGAACAAGACGCCACCGATCGCGAACAAGGAGCAGGCAGCATGA